The sequence below is a genomic window from Streptomyces parvus.
CTAGGACGAGGAACTCCCACCACTACGAGGAGAGGCATATCCATGCCGCGGATTCCCGTCCACACCATCGACACCGCACCCGCAGCCGGCGGAGAGATTCTGCGCCGGCTGGAGAAGCGATTCGGGCGAGTGCTCAACATCCACGGGGGAATGGCCCATTCCCCCGTGGTCCTGGAGACCTACGCCGCGATAACCGGAGCCGTCGCCGAGCACGGGACCTTCGACGCCCGCACACGTGAGGCGATCGCCCTCGCCGTGGGCGCGGTCGACGCATGCGTGTACTGCCAGGCGGCGCACACGGTGTCGGCGAAGGTGGCGGGCTTCACGCTGGAAGAGACCGTGGCGATACGCCGCGGGGCGCCCGGGAACGACGCGAAGCTCGAAGCACTGGTCCAGGTCGCCCGGGAGATCGCCGGCGAGGTGGGCGAGGCGTCGGACGCCTCGTGGGACGCGGCCGTGGCACAGGGATGGACGGACACCGAGCTCGCCGAGGTCTTCGTCCATGTGGCTGTGAACCTCTACACCAACTACTTCAACCACTACGCCCGCACCGAGATCGACGTCCCCTCCGTCCCCGACATCGACAGCTGACGCTCCGCCCGCACGGCCCCGGACAGGCTCCGGCGGACCACGCGGCCGCCCCTGCCGGCGACCCGCCCCCTTCGAGCTCCGGGGCGGGTCGCCGGCAGGGGCATCGTCGTCCGCTGCCTTCGGGTATCGTCGGCGCCACGATCGTGCACGACCCTGTCCCGGCATCGTCTTTCGGCCCGATCCCTGTACGGAGCAATCGAGTTGATGTCCAGTCAGGGAACTTCCAGTCAGCGAAGACACCGACGGGGAGCGCACGACGGCGCGCCCCTGAGTCAGCGGGGAGGCTTCATGGGCAAGACGGGTGCGCGCCCCAGGGTGCTGGTCGTAGGGGCGGGCCTGGCCGGCACGGCGACCGCGATACGACTGCTCCATTTCGCGAGAAGACCACTGGAGGTCATCCTCCTGGAGCGGCGTCCCCACTACCGCTCGGCGGGCGTCGCTTACCACCGTGACGGCAACCCCTGGGACCACGTCTTCAACATTCAGGCCGGCCGGATGTCGGTGTTCCGCGAAGACGTGCTCGACTTCATCAACTGGGCCAACCAGGAGGCCGACCGCCGTGACTGGCCCCAGCGCTGGGCCTCCTGGAAGTTCACCGAGCAGGGCCCCGCCCCCCGCCGCATCTTCCAGGACTACCTCGACGACCGGCTGATCGAGGCCGCACGGGAATCCTGCTCCGGGGTCGTCCTCGTGGAAGCGGACGGCGAGGCACTCGACACCCGGCCCTGCGACCGCGGCTTCGAGGTGACTGTCAGGGGCCTCACCTCGTACACCACCCAGGGACTGCGTCCCGGGCCGCTCCCGCACACGCAGATCCTCGACGCGGACCACGTCGTCCTCGCCACCGGCCTCGAACTCAAGGAACCGCCTTTCGCCGCCGGCGTGGCCGGGCACCCCTCCTTCGTCCGCAACCCGTACTCCGCGCCCGGTATCCGCAAACTCGCCCAGCTGCCGCCCGACGCCTCCGTCGCCATCGTCGGATCGGTGCTCAGCGCGTACGACTCGGCGGGCCTGTTGCTGCGCAACGGACACGTCGGCCGTATTCACCTGATCTCCAGGTCAGGGACGATCTTCCGCACCTACCCCGACACCCACGAACACGGAGTGTTGCGGCTGCCCCGCCCCGACACCCTGATGGAGCCCTACCGCGACCGCGAGGAATTTCTCGCCCGTGTCAGGACCGCCTGGCAGGCCGCCTGCACGACCGTCAGGGACCGGCATCCCGAGATCGAAAACGTGATCGTCTCCGAACGGGTCGCCAAAGCCTGGGAGCCATACATTCCGGAGGTCATCGACCGCATCCCGACCGATGACCTGCGCCGACTGCTGGACGAGTTCGCCACCAGCCTCGCAGCCCTGCGCGTCGGAGCCGTGGAATACACGATGGCGATCATCGAACGGGCGATGCGCCCCCAGGACGGTCGGGTGGAACTGGTCGTCGGCCGGGTACAGGACATCACCCCGGCGGAGTCCGGGCGGCTGACGGTCTCCGTCGCCGCACAGCACGAGCGGCACAGCGTCGAAGCCGACCTCGTGGTGTCCAACTTCGGCAGGGAGTTCGACTACGCCAAGGTCGAGCAGCCCCTCTGGCGCAACCTTCTCCGCAAGGGCATCGCGGTCCCCCACGAGCGCACAGGGCGCGGCGTGGAGGTCGACGAGTGCGGAACTCTTCTGAGCTCCGACGGCACACCGGCAGGGCCGATCTCCGCCGTCGGCGTACCGAGAGAAGGAGACGAGATCGTCCGGCACGGCCGGACCGGCGCATTCGCGTTCAACCTCGCAGCCATCAAGAACCACTCCGTCTCCGTCGCTGCCCACGTCGTCGAACAGCTTGAACTGCGACAGGACGGCTTCGATGACCTCGCCGCACGGCATCTCCACTACCGGAGCTATGTCAGCAACCCGGAGGAAGCGGTCCGGGAGGCACTGGAGGAGTCTGTGGTACTGGAAGTGCGCAGGCTGGCCACCCGCGAACGAAGGAGCAGGGAAGCACTGGAATCCCTCCTGAACGCCCGCATTCGCTCCATGGGCAGCCTCCCCGTACTTCCGACGGGCGTCCCCCGCGACGAGCGCCTGATGAGGGCAGTCGTCAACCGGGTCGCCGTGGAACGGCTCAACGACGTCTCCGTGACACCACGGCAGCTGCGTCGAAAACTGGGGTTGGAGAACGCCGAACATCCGGAGGACTAGTTGAACGGGAACGGGCGACGGATCCTGGGATCTCTCCTGGCCGGCGGTACCGAGAGTGTGCTTCAGGGCACCTGCAACCGAACGCGAAGTCCGCGCGAAGGAACCATCCTCATCGCCCCTTCCCTCGAAGCAGGGCTGTACGACGCCATCGTGTCCGCACGGGCCGTGGTGTGTGGTTCCGGGGGACTCACCGGCCACATGCAGTCCCTGTGCCGCGGCAGGGGGATCCCGGTACTGCGCGTCGAGGAGGCTGACCTCGCCGACCTCGTGGGCGAGGTGACGCTCTACCTGGAGAGCGCGTCCATCGTCGTCGGGCCCCGCCCCGCCCCGCCGCCCGGGACCGGCAACCCCACGTTGGACGCCATCGGCTCGGCCTGTGCGGTCATTGCGGACCTGCAGGACATCACGACGATCAACTCCTGCGGGCCGGACGCCGCCCGCGTCGAGTCCTTCTTCATCAGAGAGGAGTTCCTCTGCCTCGCACTGGGGCTGAGCCCGCTCGACGCCATGGCTGGCGACACCGCCGACATCACCGCCTACGGGCAGGCAATCGGAGAGCGGCTCTGCGGCTTCGTCGAGGCACTCCTACCTGCGCAGCGGCTCGTTCTGCGCATGCTCGACCTGCGCTCCGACCACGCGGCCGACGTCACCGAGACCGCCCCCGTCGCCGTCGAGCCGAACCCGGAGATGGGCATGCACGGCGCTCGCTGGCTCCTCGGGTCCGTCGGCTACCGGGAGGCCCTGCACGCCGTACTGGCGACCCTCCGCAAAAACCTGGGCGACGCAGCGGACCGGGTGGGGCTCTCGGTGCCGTTCGTCAGCGACGAGAATGAGTTCGCACAACTCAGAGCCCATCTCGACTTACCCGACGGCACCCCTTTGTCCGCCTTCGTCGAGACGCCTTCCGCCGTCCACGCCACCACCGCGCTGTGCGCCGCCGGCGCCAGTGAACTGTTCGTCGGTCTCAAGGACCTGGTGCAGTTCTACCTCGCTGCGGACCGGGGCAACCACCTGGTCGCCGATTCCTACCGCACCCGCCACCCCGCCGTCCTCCACGGCGTTCGCAGCGTCGTGGAGGACGCCCGCGCTGCGGGCACACCTGTACGGGTTTTCTCCCTGGCATCGGACCTGGACCACTACCTCGAACACCTGCCGACACCCGACGGCTACATGATGTGCACCGCCGAACTCAAGCAGCTTCTCCTGGCGTCCCGCT
It includes:
- a CDS encoding carboxymuconolactone decarboxylase family protein encodes the protein MPRIPVHTIDTAPAAGGEILRRLEKRFGRVLNIHGGMAHSPVVLETYAAITGAVAEHGTFDARTREAIALAVGAVDACVYCQAAHTVSAKVAGFTLEETVAIRRGAPGNDAKLEALVQVAREIAGEVGEASDASWDAAVAQGWTDTELAEVFVHVAVNLYTNYFNHYARTEIDVPSVPDIDS
- a CDS encoding FAD/NAD(P)-binding protein — encoded protein: MGKTGARPRVLVVGAGLAGTATAIRLLHFARRPLEVILLERRPHYRSAGVAYHRDGNPWDHVFNIQAGRMSVFREDVLDFINWANQEADRRDWPQRWASWKFTEQGPAPRRIFQDYLDDRLIEAARESCSGVVLVEADGEALDTRPCDRGFEVTVRGLTSYTTQGLRPGPLPHTQILDADHVVLATGLELKEPPFAAGVAGHPSFVRNPYSAPGIRKLAQLPPDASVAIVGSVLSAYDSAGLLLRNGHVGRIHLISRSGTIFRTYPDTHEHGVLRLPRPDTLMEPYRDREEFLARVRTAWQAACTTVRDRHPEIENVIVSERVAKAWEPYIPEVIDRIPTDDLRRLLDEFATSLAALRVGAVEYTMAIIERAMRPQDGRVELVVGRVQDITPAESGRLTVSVAAQHERHSVEADLVVSNFGREFDYAKVEQPLWRNLLRKGIAVPHERTGRGVEVDECGTLLSSDGTPAGPISAVGVPREGDEIVRHGRTGAFAFNLAAIKNHSVSVAAHVVEQLELRQDGFDDLAARHLHYRSYVSNPEEAVREALEESVVLEVRRLATRERRSREALESLLNARIRSMGSLPVLPTGVPRDERLMRAVVNRVAVERLNDVSVTPRQLRRKLGLENAEHPED
- a CDS encoding putative PEP-binding protein codes for the protein MNGNGRRILGSLLAGGTESVLQGTCNRTRSPREGTILIAPSLEAGLYDAIVSARAVVCGSGGLTGHMQSLCRGRGIPVLRVEEADLADLVGEVTLYLESASIVVGPRPAPPPGTGNPTLDAIGSACAVIADLQDITTINSCGPDAARVESFFIREEFLCLALGLSPLDAMAGDTADITAYGQAIGERLCGFVEALLPAQRLVLRMLDLRSDHAADVTETAPVAVEPNPEMGMHGARWLLGSVGYREALHAVLATLRKNLGDAADRVGLSVPFVSDENEFAQLRAHLDLPDGTPLSAFVETPSAVHATTALCAAGASELFVGLKDLVQFYLAADRGNHLVADSYRTRHPAVLHGVRSVVEDARAAGTPVRVFSLASDLDHYLEHLPTPDGYMMCTAELKQLLLASRSRSTGGTPEL